From a region of the Bacillota bacterium genome:
- a CDS encoding major capsid protein: MNIFDLINAREIATYYTSNPSNSIPYLGATLFPARKQLGLDLSWIKGSRGLPVALMPSAFDTKATVRDRIGVSKIETEMPFFRESMRIGEKDRQEINKALAAANADIIEPVINNIFDDVTNLVNGAEVQVERMRMQLLSTGLIAITANRIDYNYDYKLSATHKETLLSTDMWSDTANSKPVQDIQRWQDTIEDDTGTRPTRAICTRKTWNYLLENQSIRLDLNPSGGQNIIMTDSMLQQYLSSKLGLSVAVYNKKFAITVGGGGTLFFPDDVFTLIPDGDLGNSWYGTTPEESDLMSGNTDAQVEIVNTGVAVTTVKEAHPVNVQTIVSAIELPSFERIDEIFIATVHS; this comes from the coding sequence ATGAATATTTTTGATCTGATCAATGCTCGGGAAATTGCAACTTATTACACCAGCAACCCAAGTAATTCCATTCCCTATTTGGGAGCAACATTGTTCCCGGCTCGTAAGCAGCTGGGCCTTGATCTTTCCTGGATTAAAGGTTCTCGCGGTCTTCCCGTGGCGCTGATGCCTTCTGCATTTGACACCAAGGCAACGGTGCGCGACCGCATTGGAGTCTCCAAAATTGAAACGGAAATGCCGTTTTTCCGTGAGAGTATGCGCATCGGTGAAAAAGACCGACAGGAGATTAATAAGGCCCTGGCCGCTGCAAATGCTGACATCATTGAGCCTGTCATAAACAACATCTTTGATGATGTGACCAACCTGGTTAATGGTGCAGAAGTACAGGTAGAGCGGATGCGGATGCAGTTGCTTTCTACCGGCCTTATTGCCATTACTGCCAACCGGATTGATTACAATTATGATTATAAGCTGTCGGCCACCCATAAAGAGACCCTGCTGTCCACTGATATGTGGTCTGATACTGCCAACTCTAAACCGGTTCAGGATATCCAGCGCTGGCAGGACACTATAGAAGATGATACCGGCACCAGGCCTACCAGGGCAATTTGCACGCGTAAGACTTGGAACTATCTGCTCGAAAACCAGTCCATCCGTCTGGACCTTAATCCCAGTGGTGGACAGAATATTATTATGACTGACTCCATGCTGCAGCAGTACCTCAGCAGCAAGCTTGGCTTGTCGGTGGCTGTGTACAATAAAAAGTTCGCTATTACCGTAGGTGGCGGGGGCACTCTGTTCTTCCCGGATGATGTGTTTACACTGATTCCTGACGGTGACCTGGGTAACAGCTGGTATGGTACCACGCCGGAAGAGTCCGACTTGATGAGCGGTAATACCGACGCCCAGGTTGAGATTGTTAATACCGGCGTTGCTGTAACCACTGTAAAAGAGGCACACCCGGTTAACGTGCAGACTATTGTTTCTGCCATTGAGCTGCCAAGCTTTGAGCGCATTGACGAGATATTTATTGCAACCGTCCATAGTTAA
- a CDS encoding phage portal protein, which translates to MATTTRKRDLTAFPRLAYQDPNTALQYQYLGQEGLELVNKLIEWYRHYDGKHWVDKRGVELKPEDLKAQNNLDYLPTMVTANLTAWFIDRLAAFMFEHPIGLACPAEQIDDPAEMLKPGYEPSEKQKAEDRKAAAREKLLYQVIKQNLMSEKLLKAATDHFIGGGVCAKLHYDANMGLRIIWRPRLEYWPVYSADDVDVLEKIHFTAFVDDKTIWKQTYWMQEGSCWMEEGLYDTQLKLKEQTVAPNDLGIPFMPEEIFNRGGLTGETEGRSMVDVLSGLNDEVERKISDNADSLRFGMFAIKVIVNAVLPTEDEIREGAAEPLQVAPNALWELNSDGETDADAKMLEHKFEYKEALKEHLEQIMSLMHRLSDVPNISPEQVKGLGQLSGFAIKLLYGSIISATNRHMITWKPRLQRLLGKALYLLNKYDTRQHYDSKLISAAALNEITLGDIDDLVEVKTTMPIPENETEVVDRETKKVATMLQSLKGAMDELGVENPEAKMAEILAEKTTIMEALGDTMDEPESGGDEGNSGDNK; encoded by the coding sequence ATGGCTACCACCACAAGGAAAAGAGATTTAACAGCATTTCCCCGCCTGGCCTACCAGGACCCTAATACGGCCTTGCAATACCAGTATCTTGGTCAAGAAGGCTTGGAGCTGGTTAATAAACTGATTGAATGGTACCGCCACTATGACGGCAAACATTGGGTTGATAAACGTGGGGTAGAACTAAAACCAGAAGATTTAAAAGCTCAGAACAACCTTGACTACCTACCAACTATGGTTACCGCAAATCTAACCGCCTGGTTTATAGACCGCCTGGCGGCTTTTATGTTTGAGCATCCTATTGGCCTGGCTTGCCCGGCAGAGCAAATTGACGACCCGGCGGAAATGCTAAAGCCAGGTTATGAGCCGAGTGAAAAACAAAAAGCTGAGGACCGAAAAGCCGCGGCCAGGGAGAAGTTACTTTACCAGGTAATAAAGCAAAATCTTATGTCGGAGAAACTGCTTAAGGCAGCAACTGATCACTTTATCGGCGGCGGAGTGTGCGCCAAGCTCCATTATGATGCCAATATGGGACTGCGTATTATCTGGCGGCCGCGCCTGGAATATTGGCCCGTTTATTCCGCTGATGATGTCGACGTGCTGGAGAAAATTCATTTCACTGCGTTTGTGGATGACAAAACCATTTGGAAGCAAACCTACTGGATGCAGGAAGGCTCTTGCTGGATGGAAGAGGGGCTATATGATACCCAGCTTAAGTTAAAAGAGCAGACGGTGGCTCCCAATGACCTGGGTATACCGTTTATGCCTGAAGAAATATTCAACCGTGGGGGCCTTACCGGTGAAACAGAAGGGCGGTCAATGGTTGATGTGCTTTCCGGGCTTAATGACGAGGTGGAGCGAAAAATCAGCGACAATGCTGATTCCCTGCGTTTTGGCATGTTTGCCATTAAGGTGATTGTTAATGCTGTATTGCCCACAGAGGATGAAATTAGAGAGGGTGCTGCCGAGCCCTTACAGGTTGCACCTAATGCTCTTTGGGAGTTAAACAGCGATGGAGAAACGGATGCTGACGCCAAAATGCTTGAGCACAAGTTTGAATACAAAGAAGCCTTAAAAGAGCACCTGGAGCAGATAATGAGTTTGATGCACCGGCTTTCTGATGTGCCCAATATTAGCCCGGAGCAAGTAAAGGGATTGGGGCAATTGTCAGGCTTTGCTATCAAGCTATTATATGGCTCAATAATATCTGCCACCAACCGGCATATGATCACCTGGAAACCTCGCCTCCAGAGGCTGTTAGGAAAGGCTTTGTATTTACTTAATAAATATGATACCAGGCAGCATTATGACAGCAAGTTAATCAGTGCGGCTGCCTTAAACGAGATTACCCTGGGTGATATTGATGATTTGGTTGAGGTTAAGACTACAATGCCCATTCCTGAGAATGAAACGGAGGTAGTTGACCGGGAAACTAAAAAGGTAGCAACCATGCTTCAATCGTTGAAAGGGGCTATGGATGAGCTTGGGGTTGAAAATCCGGAGGCCAAAATGGCAGAAATACTGGCCGAAAAAACAACCATTATGGAGGCCCTGGGTGACACAATGGATGAACCGGAAAGTGGGGGTGATGAAGGAAATAGTGGTGATAATAAATGA
- a CDS encoding PBSX family phage terminase large subunit, producing the protein MAKLKIAPFKFKPFSKKQKQVLTWWMNGSPHKEKDAIICDGSVRAGKTVAMALSYVMWATDTFDQENLGMAGKTIGAFRRNVVTPLKRMLKGRGYKVKDNRSSDNYLTISKNGITNYFYIFGGKDERSQDLIQGITLAGMLFDEVALMPESFVNQATARCSVNGSKLWFNCNPGGPYHWFKLDWLDKLKEKNALHLHFTMRDNLSLSKKIRQRFERMYSGVFYKRFILGLWVLAEGIIYDMFSDEEHVIDCPEEHREYGVAIDYATATVMTFGLYGITGNKVYLIKEYYYDAKKTGRQKTDGEFAQDFIEFLGDIVPRNIYLDPSASSFKTELKNKGFNQVRDADNNVINGIRLVAKFLNTGRFFIDRSCMDTRKEFASYVWDEKAQEKGEDKPVKQSDHAMDRNRYFIYTRFGKRQAKAKTARRGMR; encoded by the coding sequence ATGGCGAAGCTTAAAATCGCTCCTTTTAAATTTAAACCTTTTTCGAAAAAACAAAAGCAGGTTCTTACCTGGTGGATGAATGGCAGTCCACACAAAGAAAAAGACGCTATCATCTGTGATGGCTCTGTCCGGGCTGGTAAGACAGTAGCCATGGCCTTATCTTATGTCATGTGGGCTACAGACACTTTTGATCAAGAAAATCTGGGCATGGCCGGAAAAACTATTGGTGCTTTTCGGCGTAACGTAGTCACTCCCTTAAAGCGCATGCTAAAAGGCCGGGGCTATAAAGTTAAAGATAATCGGTCTTCGGACAACTACTTAACTATAAGCAAAAACGGAATAACCAACTACTTTTACATATTTGGTGGTAAGGATGAGCGCAGCCAGGACCTGATTCAAGGTATCACACTGGCTGGTATGTTGTTTGACGAAGTTGCGCTCATGCCTGAGAGTTTTGTAAATCAGGCAACTGCCAGATGTTCGGTGAATGGATCAAAACTGTGGTTCAACTGCAACCCTGGAGGACCTTATCACTGGTTTAAGCTTGATTGGCTGGATAAACTAAAAGAGAAAAATGCCCTGCACCTACATTTCACCATGAGGGACAATTTATCGTTGTCCAAAAAAATTAGGCAGCGGTTTGAGCGCATGTATAGCGGGGTGTTTTATAAGCGTTTTATTCTTGGCCTTTGGGTGCTCGCTGAGGGAATTATTTATGATATGTTCAGCGATGAAGAGCATGTAATAGATTGCCCAGAAGAGCACCGGGAATATGGTGTTGCAATTGACTATGCCACAGCTACGGTTATGACATTTGGGCTTTACGGTATTACCGGCAATAAGGTGTACCTGATAAAAGAGTATTACTATGATGCCAAAAAGACCGGGCGTCAGAAAACAGATGGAGAATTTGCACAAGATTTTATTGAATTCCTTGGAGATATCGTTCCAAGGAATATTTATTTGGACCCGTCAGCATCTAGTTTTAAGACCGAATTAAAGAATAAAGGTTTTAACCAGGTTAGGGATGCCGACAATAATGTTATTAACGGTATTCGTTTAGTGGCAAAGTTTTTAAACACAGGGCGATTCTTTATCGACCGCAGCTGCATGGATACCAGAAAAGAGTTCGCCTCCTATGTGTGGGATGAGAAGGCCCAGGAGAAAGGCGAAGATAAGCCGGTTAAACAAAGTGACCACGCTATGGACCGCAATAGGTATTTCATATATACGAGATTCGGGAAGAGACAAGCCAAGGCAAAAACAGCCCGCCGTGGTATGAGGTGA